In Candidatus Limnocylindrales bacterium, the sequence CGCCCCATGATAGGCATAGGCATAGCGATATTTATGGGTAAACTCCGGGCGGTGCGCGTAATCTTCCGAGTAAATATCCCAAACTTCATAAGGATCTTGCAGGTGAGGAAGAACCTCTTCAAATAACTCCTTGTAGGAAGGTTGATGGAGGGGATGAAAAACCCAGGGACACGGATGTGCCAGAATCAAGATACCTCCTTCTCGAACGATCGGTTTATTATGATAAAGCCCAAAGCTATAAGATAAACCTAAATTTCTGACTAAAATGGGGTTAATGGTCGAAAGTTTGGAGTAGTGATCCATCTGATTAGAGAGACCGTAAACTACAACATCGCTTTGGCCTTGAACCGATATAACCTGCTGTTTATCCACTATTTTTAGGGTCTCCTCATGGGTTTTCACAGGATGGCCGGCAAACACGGCTATCAATTCCGAGGGCCTGGCAGTATTAAGTACAGACTCTAGAGTCAGAATCCGTCTTCCTCTTCTGTCCAGCTCCGCATCTACCAGTTTTCCCATCTCCCCTAAAAGCTTCTGGAAAGAAGAACGTTTATGATCCATTACCGACTTACCTGAGGCTCCGGGAAAAGGACGGTGATGGTGGCGAATACTTCGAAAGGAGCTCAGACCCACTACAATAGATTTCCAGCCTCCATTCATAGCCGAATTGGTTATATTTACATAAATAAAAAGATCAGATTCGATGACGGCTCGATTCACTTCCACCTCAAAACCTCGATCGGTTTCACCTAAATAGAGTAAACTTCCCGGATCTTCTGCATCGTGACAGTATAAATGGCTGGGTCCAAAGGCCTGAACAATCTTAGTTCCCAGAATTGTAGCCAATTCCTTCCGTGTCCATTTTCGATGAAGAGCATTGGCACAAATAAGCCGAATATTGTGTTTAGAAACACCTAATTTCTCCAACTCTTCCAGTAGAATCGTGATGGCCATTTCACGGAAATCAGGGGGCTTCATGGGAATCATGGGCATACAGGGGTCATCAAAGGCGATGGTAACCTTAGATCGAGGCCCTACACTCTTGGATAGAGGTTCATGATCGATGGGGGAGGCCAGAGCCTCTCGGATAGCCTGCTCGGGATTCTCCAACGGCGGCAATGGTTCCGGAGGTTGTAAAATTCGGGTACGTTCTGGAAATTCGGCCTCTATCGTGGTATCTCCAAAGGAGACTTCTTTAAGAATTGTACGGGGCATAAAAAACTCCTTTAGTAATTAAATTTGATCTCAAGAAAATTAAGATAGGCTTCCCATGATAAGTAGAGAAACTTTATCCTTTTGTCAAGGATATTAAAAGTGCTCTGTTATTTTAAAATCACTTTCCTCCCCAGATCTCTGTCGAAGAATTTTACAACAGTTCTTTTTTTAAATACTTTTTTAAGTCATGGTTTTTTTAGTGTTTCTCAATCCAACCTATGGGTCCAAGACCGGAATCACTTTCCTATCGTCAAAATTTTTTACGAAATAACTGCCACCCCCCCCTTCATCTTCAGTAACCCTTTAAAGTGTTAAAACCGGTTTCCTACAGATAAGACGGGGTACCAGGAGGTAAATATCTTCCCTGGTATCTTTTTTGCTGGATGTGAGAGATATCATGTGGGAATGGACTCTGTGAGGAGCAGTTCTTAATAGTTACATAACCGGCAGATAGCAGAAACACTCATGGGAAGGAGGAAGTACGATGAGAAAAGTAAATCTTAAAAAGATTGGGATTCTTGCATTATTATGGACGATTTATCTCGGTTTATTTATCGAAAATAGTTGGGCATTAAGTTGGACTTATAGTTATGATCCTTATAACGATGCAACGGGAGGAAATACCTGGGAAGTGTACCGGATAGGATATGCCTTTGATGACCAATGGTTGTATTTCAATATGTGGACTGGTTATCCAACCCCTGCAGGTTACCCAAATTCGCAGCCAACGCCAACGGGTCTTGTAACCTACGGGAATACCACCCTGGAACCCGGTGATTTGTATATTAACGTTAATGGGCAGCATAATACCTCTACGGGAACGGTATATGGACTGGGGCTCACCAATCATAGTGGGGATATGACCAATGACCCAAACGATGATATTTATCTCTGGTTACCTGTTCAACAAGGTCATCTATATAGTAATGCAATTTTTGCCACCGGAACTTATGAAGCTTATCCAAATGCAGGTATCACCGGTACGCCGTACGATGGAGGGCTTGATCCTTTTGGGCATGGGAACAATTATCCTACTTTTATTGCTGGCTATGGAACCGACCTTGGCTCACAGACCCAGAATGGAGTCACCTGGATTCCCTTGGGTACTCGAGATGTAGATTCTTCGGTCAATACAGTTAATAGAACGGTATATGAAGTTAATACCGCTATTAGTTTGGCCAGTTTGGGATTACAAGGCGGTGGATCATTTGAATTCTGGTGGGCACCGGAATGTGGAAATGATGCAGCCCTGATAGCAGGCCAAATCCCAACCCCCGAACCAGCCACCCTGGGCTTATTGACGATCGGCCTTATCGGACTTGGAAGATATGCCGTCCGTCATAAACAGGCCTGATAACTCTTTACCTTCTCCCTTCCTGGGGAGCAGATAAGAAAAGTCTGCTCCCCATTTTATTTGGATCCCCTGGTAAAAGATAGAAAGTTCAAGATTTTCTCCCTTGACAAACTTTGAAAAGCCCATTACTGATGAACATACAGGCAAAAAAACCATGGAGTAGGAAAGATAAAACTTAGTATCTCGGGAGGTAACACGTTATGGATCTTCGCTCTCTTCAAAAACCGCTTAAGGAAAAATATCGCAATGACCCTACTGCCTCGCGAATAACCCTTCGGGCTCAGGGCAGCCAGACCATCACCCCTATTACTTGCTCGGTAGATATCGGAAGAGCTATTTATCAAGCTGAGGCCCACAGCGGAGTTGGAGGCCCCGGTACGGGAGCTTGTTCTGGAGACCTCCTGCTGGGAGCGTTGGCAGCCTGCGCACAGATTACCTGTCAGATGGTTGCTACAGCCATGAGAATACCAACCCGGTGTATCCAGGTTACCGTAGAAGGAGACCTGGATCTTCGGGGTACCTTGGGCATCGCACAGGATGTTCCTGTGGGCTTTGAAAGTATTCGGGTTCGGTTTGATATCGATGCGCCGGAAGCAACGCCAGAGCAACTGAGTAAGTTGCAAGAGAAAACAGAACAATACTGCGTGGTTATGCAAACTTTAACCCGGCCACCAAAGATACAAACGGATTGGATCCCATTGAGATAAGCTTTTTCTGTCCCTATTTTAGTAGAAAAGGAGTCTTACTATGGAAATCAAACCGATCAAAAATGTTTGCATCATAGGCGCGGGATTCATGGGAACACAAATCGGACTTCAATGTGCCATCTACGGTTATCCTGTCTGGTTTGTAGACACTTCTCAGGCAGCCCTTGAACAAGCTTCCCGAAACCATATCCAGGAACTGGAAAACCGGATTGAAAATCAACAGCTTACCCCGGATGAAAAAATGACCATCCTTCGTCGAATCCATTTTACAACCCATATCCAGGAAGGGACTTCCGATGCAGATTTGGTTATCGAAGCAGTCCCAGAACGTTTAGAGATCAAACGGGAAGTATTCAGGCAGCTAGATGAGATCTGCCCCAGCCATACTATTTTAGCAACGAACAGTTCATCTATCCGTATCTCTCTTATCGAAGAGGTTACCCATCGGCAAGATCGCGTACTCAATGCCCATTTCTACCCCCCGGTATGGCAACGTTCAATGGTAGAATTGATGCGGGGTACCTCTACCTCCGATGAGACCATCGAACGGGTACGCCGGTTTGCCTATACTATTCACGTAACGCCCCTTTTGGTCCTCAAAGAGAGTACCGGCTTTCTTTTCAATCGGGTCTGGCGTGCCATTAAAAAAGAAGTTCTGCACCTGGTTGATGAAGGAGTTGCCTCCTATGAAGATGTCGATCGTGCCTGGAGAATCTTTTGGGGAACCCCGCTGGGTCCCTTTGGGATGATGGATATTGTGGGACTTGATGTGGTTCGAGATATCGAAAACATTTACTACAAAGAATCCGGTGATCCTTCCGATGCCCCTCCTAAACTCCTGTTGGACAAAATCGAAAAAGGTGAGTTAGGCGTTAAAACGGGGCGGGGTTTCTATACGTATCCCAACCCGGCCTACCAGGACCCCGCCTGGTTGAAAAACCCGAAAAAACAGCCTGATATCTGACCTTTCCTTTTACATAAATATCTGAAGACCGGAGCGTGAGTATCCCCGTCATACCTGCAAGCCAGACGCTTGTGTTCCGGGAATGCAGACTTGCTTCAGGTTATTACCCATTTGAAATTAGCCCTAAGCTAGGCCCCCCTCGTGCTGAGTCCTTCCCTCAAGCTAAACCCCGTTATGAAGCAATCTGTGCTGGAAGGAATTACCTTGTTTCCCTTGCAATAATATATTTGTTGTAATCCATCTACCCTAAAAAAGAGGTTGTAGAATAAACAGGCGACCTCCGGGTCGCCTTTAAACTTTTTAAGAATGGCTTTTTTACGACATCCTGCTTAAGGGAAAGGCAGATGGAAAGGAAAGTTGAACAAAAATTAAACAATCCTAAAAGGACTTTAATGAGATAGGAGGGCAAAAAAGGCCGTTCTGATCGGGCTGATCCCGGAGTTCTCTCTTAAGCGGAAGGTGGTACGGTCTTTGCTCTCTGAACCTCTACGAGTTCAAAAAATACCCTAGATCAGCATGCGGTGTGAAAAGGATGACAACATTTCTCCCTCAGGAGCGCGGGTATCTTGCCCCCTCACCTTCTCATTTCCTCTCTCCTGAAGCCTCAGAAGAGGAGAGAGCAGGGGCTTCCTGGGGTATACTATAAGTTAACATATAAGCTTATCTAACCCCCTCCAACTCCTCTTCCCTATGAGGGAAGGGGAGAGTGGGGGCCTAGACAATCCTCGAGTTCTCCCTTCCCGACATGGGAAAAGGGTTAGGGAATTAGATGAGAGAAAACCCGCCTCAGAAGGGGAGAGTAGGGATAGGAGTGAGACTCCGTTATACTCCCTGGAGTTGACTTTTAACAGGGTAGCCTCATAGGGGAGATTTACCGATCCGGTTATCCTTCAACAGGGAAATGGCATCGGGTATTAAGTTTTAGGAATCCTGACATATTCTAGATATGGGGCAGGGTCTTATCGTATTTCGATGGGCGAGTCGGATGTATAACAACCCTTGCAACAAAGAAGGCAGCATAGAAAATGAAAGGAGCCGTATCCATGAGAATTGGGAAGAAGCAGTATGGAATCTTGGTGGTTTTACTTCTCTTAATTCCTTTTCCGGCTCTGGCCGGTCCCCCTTTGAAAATCGGGGTAAGCGACTGGCCGGGCTGGGTTGCCTGGTATGTAGCTCAGGAAAAGGGATTCTTTAAAAAATATGGAGTGGACGTCGAGTTGGTCTGGTTTCCTGTCTACAGCGACTCCATCTCTGCACTTTCAGCAGCCAAGTTAGACGCTAATTCCCAAACATGGAACGATACCATGGCTCCTATTGCCCAGGGGGTTGACCTTAAGATCATTCTGGTTAATGATAATTCGGCCGGAAATGATGCTGTTGTGGCCAGGCCCACGATTGGAAGTTTGAAGGAGTTAAAGGGAAAGACCGTTGCACTGGAGCAGTTTACCGTGAGCCATTTGTTACTGTTATATGCGCTCTCTCAAAATGGGATAAACCCCAACGGGGTTCATCTGGTGAATATGACGGTGGGAGATGCGGCTGCAGCCTTCCTGGCCGGGAAGGTAGATGCGGCAACCCTTTGGAATCCCTGGATTATTAAGGTTCAACAGTCAGGAAAGGGGAAAGTTCTATTTACTTCCCAGGAGGCTCCGGGTCTGATTCCCGATTGTCTGGTCGTGCGAACTTCTGTGTTGAAGGAACGGCGGGAAGATTTCATCAAAGTCGTTCGAGCCTGGGGGGATACAGTGGATTTTATTAACCAGGATCCTGCCAAAGCATCAGAGATCATGGCCCCAAAGGTGGATATGAAGCCAGGGGATTATACCCCCTTTCTTAAAGGAACTCGATTCTTCAATCTTCAGGACAACTTGGAGGCCTTCACGGTTTCCTCTTCCATGAAGTCGCTTTATACGAGTGGGGCGTTCATTCAGGATTTCCTTTTAAAGCATAAACTTCTACCCAAGCCCTTTGAAATCCAACAGGCCCTGGATGACTCCCTTATAAAGGAGGTTACCCAAAAGTGAGGATATCCTTAGCTTTCCGAGAGGAGCTTCCCCAGAGGTCTTTTACCGTTATTGCAGGGAGTGTTTTTTTCCTTCTCTTTGCTTTGTGGTGTGGACTTTCCTATGGAAAATGGGTTTCAGAAGTCTTTCTCCCGACCCCCACAGCAGTACTTCGAGCCCTCATCGAGCTTGCTCGCGAGCAGGTCCTTCTTCAAGACATAGGGATCAGTAATTTCCGCATTCTGGTTGGATTTCTACTCGCCGTCGTTATTTCCATTCCTTTGGGAATGTTGGTAGGGAATCTGAAGGTCTTTGAAGCGGCCCTGGAGCCTTTGATCGGCTTTATCAGGTATATGCCGGTTCCGGCTTTCATCCCTTTGATCATGCTCTACGTGGGGATTGGAGAAGAGGCCAAGGTTCTGGTGATCTTCATCGGGGTTGTGGTCCAGATGATCATCATGGTGGCGGATGTGACCAAACAGGTCTCTGCAGATCTCCTCAAAGCAGCTCTCAGCCTGGGAGCGAAACCGGATGAAATTTTTATGAAGGTAATCTGGAAGGCCTCACTTCCTGGAATATTCGATGTCTTGCGGGTGAACCTGGGTTGGGCCTGGACCTATCTGGTGGTTGCAGAGCTGGTGGCGGCCAATGAGGGTTTAGGATTCAGGATCCTCAAAGCCCAGCGGTTTTTAAAGACGGATATTATCTTTCTGTACATTTTCGTTATTGGTCTATTAGGCGTTATCTTTGATATTCTCTTTAAAATGCTCCACAAAAGGCTCTTTCCTTGGGCCCAGGAAAGGCTAAGAGGATAATGGGAGAAGAAATTCTTAAAATTGACAAGGTTACCAAGGTCTTTCGCGCTCATGTGGGAGAAATCGTTGCGCTGGAGGAAGTAAGCTTTTCTGTCCTGGAAGGTGAGTTTGTTTGTCTGGTAGGACCCTCAGGGTGTGGAAAAAGCACACTGTTATCCATTGTGGCAGGGTTAGAATTTCCTACCGGTGGGGAAATTCTCCTCGGCGGGCAACGGATCACAGGACCCGGCATAGACCGGGGGATGGTTTTCCAGAAGGATTGCCTGTTTCCGTGGTTATCGGTTTCTGACAACGTTCGTTTTGGGTTGAACCTTCGGGCTAACCGGAACAGCTTATCTTTCTGTCGCATGCAAAGCCTGTTGGATCGTTGCGATTATTTGTTGGAGGTAGTCGGGTTGTCCCGATTTAAAGATGCTTATCCCAAAGAGCTATCGGGTGGAATGCGGCAGCGGGCAGCCCTTGCCCGGGCCCTGGCCAATCAACCTAAGGTACTTCTCATGGATGAACCTTTTGGAGCCCTCGACGCCCAGACCCGAGAGGAGATGCAGGAGCTCTTACTAAAGGTCTGTGAACGACAGGGGACTACGGTCCTCTTCGTCACCCATGATGTTGAAGAAGCGGTATTTCTGGCCGATCGGGTTTTGGTCATGCAGGCCCATCCGGGCAAGATCGTCGGGGAGATTCCCGTTCCCCTCCCCAGACCACGGAATCTGGAAATGACGTTGGAAGCTTCCTTTCATGCCATCCGGGGAGAAGTCCTCAGGCTCCTTTATCATCGCACCCGTAGAGTGTTATCGGAGGAGTTACTCTATAAAATTGCTTAATGTTACTTCTTCGGTGCCTTCTATAAGACGAACCTGGAAAATTTGCTGGAAGAACGGAGGATCACTCACCTGATTTTTACCGGGGTAACTACGGAAGTCTGTGTTCACTCCACGCTACGCGAGGCAGTGGATCGTAGATTTTATTGTCTTCTTTTGGAAGATTGTTGGGTAGCCTATGACATGGCGTTACACCAGGCTGCAGCACATCTGATAGAAAGCGAAGGGGGAATCTTTGGATGGGTCAGTACGGCCAGAGAATTCCTTAAAGCCATAACTTTGTTAGAAAAATAAGATTTTTGCATTTTCATTATCTCAGGAGGAGGACAAGCATGAAAAATAACCGTTCCAATGAGAAGTCCCATTCAACCGGATTTCAGGGAAAGAAGGCCGCAGAGAAGGAAAAACAACTCTCAACAAGGCGATATCAGGAATGGATTGATCAGGCTCTTGCCTTTGGACTTCCAGCAGCAGAGAGTGTTCAGGATAGAACCATATCCTGCTTTGCCAGAAGAGATCTTCCTCCCTTTGCAGGGATTAATACCTTTCTTAAGGCCCCCTATCTGGAGGATGTCCGAAAAGTTTCAGGTCATGATGTCGGGATTATCGGGGTCCCTCTAGATACGGGAACGACCTACCGAAGTGGAACCCGGTTTGGCCCTCAAGCCATCCGTCGCATCTCGGCACTCTATCTCACATACAGTTTTGAACTTGGCGTAGACCTTCGAGAACAACTCGACCTGGTGGATTTAGGTGACGTTTTTGTTATCCCCGGAAACCTGGAAAAAAGCTTTGATCAAATCACCAAGGCAGTTTCCTTTGTCTCCGGAAATGGGGTTTTCCCGGTTGTATTGGGAGGAGATCATTCCATCGGATTTGCTACAGTTCGAGGGATTGCCCAGCATGTGGAGGGTAATGTAGGAATCATCCATTTTGACCGTCATATCGACACGGAAGAAAAGGACATGGATGAACGGATGCACACCTGTCCCTGGTTCCACGCTACCCAGCTCCCCAATGTCAAACCCCAAAATCTGGTCCAGATCGGAATCGGAGGCTGGCAGGTGAGGCGGGGAGGAATCCAGGTGGCCCGAGAGCGGGGTACTACCATCCTTACAGTCCAGGATGTAGAAGAGCTTGGGATTGAAAGGGCAGCCGAGATCGCCCTGGAGATAGCCTGGAAAGGCGCTAAGGCGGTTTATCTGAGCTTCGATATCGACTCCATTGATCCGGCCTATGCTCCAGGAACCGGCTGGCCGGAGCCGGGCGGATTTACTCCCCGGGAAGCCTCAAAACTCTTAACCCTCATTGCCCAAGAGGGACTATGCGGTATGGAAGTCGTGGAGGTCTCTCCTCCTTATGATGTCTCCGATTTGACAGCCCTAATGGCCCTTCGGGTCATCTGTGATACCCTGGGAACCCTGGTTGATAAAGGTTATCTCCCCAAAAGACGTGGAAGCTGAAAAGAAAAACGGGAGGAAGAAGAGAACGCATCGCTTTTTTTGAATCATCTCTCGGGCTTGCCTTCAAGTTTTTCCCAGGGTGGTCTCAGGGCTATCTCTGTCCAGACCTCCCTGGAAAACTCGACTTTGGCGGATGTCGGCGGCATCAATTCGCATCAGCTCTTCCTTTGAAATACAACCCCCTTGCTGGATAATGCGGTTTGCATGGCGCAGCTTGATCCGGTCAATGGCATTGCGCACACTGCGGGCATTGGCAAAGTGCGGCTGTTGAATACGTAATTGTAAATATTCGGCAAAGGCTTGTCGGGATTCCTCATCAAAGGTATACATCTGCTGGCGCAGCATCAACTCTGCAATGGCCATTAATTCCTCCAAAGAGTAATCAGGGAAGTCTATATGATGGGCAATACGTGAGTGAAAGCCTGGATTAGACTGGAAAAACGTGGCCATTCGCTCCTTGTAACCTGCCAGAATAACCACTAACTCATTGCGTTGATTCTCCATGACCTGCAACAGCATTTCGATGGCCTCTTGACCGTAGTCCCGCTCATTTTCGGGACGATATAAGTAATACGCTTCATCGATGAACAATACACCCCCCATGGCCCTCTTGAGCACTTCCTTGGTCTTAGGGGCTGTATGACCCACATATTGCCCTACCAAATCATCTCGAGTAGCTACGACCAGATGGCCCCTGGGTACGTAACCCAGATGGTGTAAAATCTTCGCCATTCGAAGGGCCACCGTGGTTTTGCCGGTGCCCGGACGTCCGGTGAAGGACATGTGTAGAGTGGGACGTTCTGTGGACAGGCCTTGCTGTTCCCGTAATCGGGCTACCAAGAGCAAAGCCGCAATCTCCCGAATACGGGTCTTAACCGGCTTTAACCCAATCAACTCCCGATCCAGATCATCGAGGATTTGTTGAATAGAAGACTTCTGATAAGCAGCATCGATATCCACCCAGCTTATTTCCGCTCCCTTAGGCTGGTCTTGCCTGGAAGTTACTGTTAAAGGGGTTTGTTCCATAAATTTGAAAGATACAAAACTATAGAGGCCCAGAACCCAGGCGGGATTTAAAGAAACAATTTTTGGCTTAAGAATCCGGTGATTTCTGCGTCTCTATCCTTAACCTTCTCTCTATCCATTCGCCATGAAAAAGGCGTATATATTTTGACTCATTGGCTATAAAAACATGGCAAAAGTTCATAGAAGTGACCTTTTATTTTACCCCTGTCTCCCCATACGGGCCAGATTAAGGGGCCCCCTAGCTGGTCCTTCCCCTGGGAAACAGGGGAGGGAACTTCGCTTCCAAGTTCCTTCCCCTGCAAAGCGGGGGAAGGTTGGTAGTATCCTGTTACCTTAATTTTGGCCTCATAGTACTGCTTTCACTCCCCGACTCCCCTCTCCCGCAGCGTGGGAGAGGGGCCGGGGGTGAGGGCCACTTAAACATTAAGCAAAATTAAAGTAACAAAGTAGTAGGTTAAACGTCTCATTTGACATTAAGGGGGCCCTCTCAGGTCTCTCACTCTTATCCTGGCGCGTAGACTCCGTCCCCCTCCTTTCTGGAGCAGGTTTTTTCTTACCTAACCCCTTACTCCTCTACGCGGGACGGGGTGGGAGGTGGCGAAAGGAGCAGGCATTACAAATACCGCTGACCTGCAGGTTTGTCCGTAGCATATGCCCGAAGGGTATATTTAATCTGACGATCGGCATATTCCATCCGTTCCACGTGGAAACCCGGTTCCTTTTCAGGTCGGTTAACGAGGAAACTTAAAGCAATCGTCTGCCGTCCCAGGGTGCGATCGTAGCCGTTTACGCGGATGTAATAGTTTGGGAAAGCGTTACGGCACGCCTTGATTTCCTCCATAACCCCTGCAGCATCCTTCAAATCAAACATGGGCAATCCCCACATCTCCCAATAAATGTTACGAGGATGCGGATCGTCGGTATATTCTATGGAAACAGGCCAGTCATGATCCAGACAGTACTGGACCTGGGCCCTGATTTCTTCATCGGTTAAATCGGGTAGATAAGAAAAAGTCCCCTGGGTTAAACGCATAATTTACCTCCTTATATCAATTCCCGACGAAAATTAGCCATTAACTCTCCCCCTTCACCCTTCGACTTTCTTCAAAGTGGAACAGAGAAAGGTCATTCAGGGCATGGTATACTTCAATGGCTATCCATCCATCAGGATAAATAGGTTCTTTTCACTAAACGGTAAAAGTGGGAAGGACGTCCGGGGTATCCGTCGAGTCAAAGTTAAAGGTGACATCCTTCCAGATCTCCAGGGCCTTGCGCAAGGCCGGGGACCAGCGAGCGGCCTTGGCCAGTATTTCCGGTCCTTCCCGAAGGTAATCCCGTCCCTCATTCCGGGCCTGGATCATTGCCTCCAGGGCGACGCGATTGGCCGTAGCTCCCTGGGCAATACCATCGGGATGACCGATGGTTCCTCCTCCAAATTGTAAGACCACATCTTCCCCCAGATAGTGTAAGAGTTGATGCATCTGACCGGCATGGATACCACCGGAGGCTACCGGCATTACACCGGGCAGGGAAGCCCAATCCTGCTCAAAATACAGTCCGCGTAAAGGATTGGCTTCTAATTTGTTCCCACGTAAGGTATCGTAATAACCCTGCACAGCGTGGGGATCTCCTTCCAGCTTGCCCACCACAGTCCCCGCATGGAGGTGATCTACTCCTGCCAGGCGCATCCATTTGGCAATTACACGAAAGCTGACCCCATGGGTTTTCTGGCGGGTATAGGTGCTATGGCCGGCACGGTGCAAGTGTAAAAGTATCCCATTTTTACGTGCCCATCGGGACATGGACTGGATAGCTGTATAGCCAACAACCAGGTCAATCATAATGATGATACTGCCTAATTCTTTAGCAAACTCGGCCCGTTCATACATGTCTTCCATGGTTCCGGCCGTGACATTAAGGTAGTGTCCTTTAATCTCCCCGGTGGCTGCTGAAGCACGATTTACTGCCTCCATACAAAACAGAAAACGATCCCTCCAGCGCATGAAGGGCTGACTGTTGATGTTTTCATCATCCTTGGTGAAATCCAATCCCCCCCGTAGTGCCTCATACACCACACGGCCATAGTTGCGAGCCGAGAGTCCTAGCTTGGGCTTTACCGTCGCACCCAATAATGGACGGCCATATTTATTTAAATATTCCCGCTCCATCACAATACCATGAGGTGGACCCTGGAAGGTCTTGGTATAATGGGGGGGAATACGCATATCTTCCAGGCGTAGCGATTTGAGGGCTTTAAAACCAAATACGTTGCCGATGATGGAGGCAGCCAGGTTGGCAATGGAACCCTCTTCGAATAAATCCAGATCGTAAGCAATATAGGCAATATACTGAGGGGTACCGGGTACAGGATCAACCCGATAGCATTTCGCCTGATAATGCTCGTAGGTGGTCAGGCGATCGGTCCAGACCACCGTCCAGGTAGCAGTTGAGGACTCACCGGCAACTGACGCCGCCGCTTCAATGGGGTCAACACCGTCTTGTGGGACCACGCGAAAAGCACATAAAATATCGGTATCTTTAGGTATATAATGGGGATCATAGTAACCCATCTCTGCATAGGGTGTAACCCCGGCGGACCATCGATCTTTTTCCTTCACATCATCCTTTGTCAAAATCATGGGAATCCTCCTTAGATTACCAACAGGGAGGCACGGTGAATTTTTCCGGTTTCCGTGTCCCGAAATTTTTCTGTCGGAGTGCCTGGGGGGTCGAGGGGTTCATGTTTTTACCCCCTTTTTCCTCCCCTTTCCCCATACGCGCCAGGATAAAGCTTAACCGAACCTCCTGTGGGAAGCTGGCTTGGAGATCTACCGATTCCCTTCTCCCATAGCGTGGGAGAGGAATCAGGGACGAGGGAAAGAAGAATCTGTTATCCGTATAAGAGTAAAAGCTATCCACAGGCCGCCCCGTCGCGGCTAACCTTCTTACCCTGGTACCTATGCTCCCTCTCCCCCCCCCTCCTTTCAAGGGTATCTTTTCCTGACCTAACCCCCTTCCCGTGTCGGGAAGGGGGAAACTTGGGATAGCTTATGTCCCAACTCTCCCCTTCCTTTGCAGAGAAGGGAAATCGGAAGGATTAGATCCAAAAAATACCCTTGAAAGCCTTCCCCTCTCCTGAAGCCTCAGGAGAGGAGGAAGAGGGTGAGGTACGGTCAAGATGTCTGCACTCCAGA encodes:
- a CDS encoding lactate racemase domain-containing protein; protein product: MPRTILKEVSFGDTTIEAEFPERTRILQPPEPLPPLENPEQAIREALASPIDHEPLSKSVGPRSKVTIAFDDPCMPMIPMKPPDFREMAITILLEELEKLGVSKHNIRLICANALHRKWTRKELATILGTKIVQAFGPSHLYCHDAEDPGSLLYLGETDRGFEVEVNRAVIESDLFIYVNITNSAMNGGWKSIVVGLSSFRSIRHHHRPFPGASGKSVMDHKRSSFQKLLGEMGKLVDAELDRRGRRILTLESVLNTARPSELIAVFAGHPVKTHEETLKIVDKQQVISVQGQSDVVVYGLSNQMDHYSKLSTINPILVRNLGLSYSFGLYHNKPIVREGGILILAHPCPWVFHPLHQPSYKELFEEVLPHLQDPYEVWDIYSEDYAHRPEFTHKYRYAYAYHGAHPLILWGQGAFALRYVSRVFLAGATDSEAAQRLGFEPITSIEEAIQEAENTLGKDCSITYQPIPPFYIPKVETV
- a CDS encoding ABC transporter ATP-binding protein; translation: MGEEILKIDKVTKVFRAHVGEIVALEEVSFSVLEGEFVCLVGPSGCGKSTLLSIVAGLEFPTGGEILLGGQRITGPGIDRGMVFQKDCLFPWLSVSDNVRFGLNLRANRNSLSFCRMQSLLDRCDYLLEVVGLSRFKDAYPKELSGGMRQRAALARALANQPKVLLMDEPFGALDAQTREEMQELLLKVCERQGTTVLFVTHDVEEAVFLADRVLVMQAHPGKIVGEIPVPLPRPRNLEMTLEASFHAIRGEVLRLLYHRTRRVLSEELLYKIA
- a CDS encoding PEP-CTERM sorting domain-containing protein, with protein sequence MRKVNLKKIGILALLWTIYLGLFIENSWALSWTYSYDPYNDATGGNTWEVYRIGYAFDDQWLYFNMWTGYPTPAGYPNSQPTPTGLVTYGNTTLEPGDLYINVNGQHNTSTGTVYGLGLTNHSGDMTNDPNDDIYLWLPVQQGHLYSNAIFATGTYEAYPNAGITGTPYDGGLDPFGHGNNYPTFIAGYGTDLGSQTQNGVTWIPLGTRDVDSSVNTVNRTVYEVNTAISLASLGLQGGGSFEFWWAPECGNDAALIAGQIPTPEPATLGLLTIGLIGLGRYAVRHKQA
- a CDS encoding ABC transporter substrate-binding protein; its protein translation is MRIGKKQYGILVVLLLLIPFPALAGPPLKIGVSDWPGWVAWYVAQEKGFFKKYGVDVELVWFPVYSDSISALSAAKLDANSQTWNDTMAPIAQGVDLKIILVNDNSAGNDAVVARPTIGSLKELKGKTVALEQFTVSHLLLLYALSQNGINPNGVHLVNMTVGDAAAAFLAGKVDAATLWNPWIIKVQQSGKGKVLFTSQEAPGLIPDCLVVRTSVLKERREDFIKVVRAWGDTVDFINQDPAKASEIMAPKVDMKPGDYTPFLKGTRFFNLQDNLEAFTVSSSMKSLYTSGAFIQDFLLKHKLLPKPFEIQQALDDSLIKEVTQK
- a CDS encoding ABC transporter permease, which codes for MRISLAFREELPQRSFTVIAGSVFFLLFALWCGLSYGKWVSEVFLPTPTAVLRALIELAREQVLLQDIGISNFRILVGFLLAVVISIPLGMLVGNLKVFEAALEPLIGFIRYMPVPAFIPLIMLYVGIGEEAKVLVIFIGVVVQMIIMVADVTKQVSADLLKAALSLGAKPDEIFMKVIWKASLPGIFDVLRVNLGWAWTYLVVAELVAANEGLGFRILKAQRFLKTDIIFLYIFVIGLLGVIFDILFKMLHKRLFPWAQERLRG
- a CDS encoding OsmC family protein, whose product is MDLRSLQKPLKEKYRNDPTASRITLRAQGSQTITPITCSVDIGRAIYQAEAHSGVGGPGTGACSGDLLLGALAACAQITCQMVATAMRIPTRCIQVTVEGDLDLRGTLGIAQDVPVGFESIRVRFDIDAPEATPEQLSKLQEKTEQYCVVMQTLTRPPKIQTDWIPLR
- a CDS encoding 3-hydroxyacyl-CoA dehydrogenase family protein; the protein is MEIKPIKNVCIIGAGFMGTQIGLQCAIYGYPVWFVDTSQAALEQASRNHIQELENRIENQQLTPDEKMTILRRIHFTTHIQEGTSDADLVIEAVPERLEIKREVFRQLDEICPSHTILATNSSSIRISLIEEVTHRQDRVLNAHFYPPVWQRSMVELMRGTSTSDETIERVRRFAYTIHVTPLLVLKESTGFLFNRVWRAIKKEVLHLVDEGVASYEDVDRAWRIFWGTPLGPFGMMDIVGLDVVRDIENIYYKESGDPSDAPPKLLLDKIEKGELGVKTGRGFYTYPNPAYQDPAWLKNPKKQPDI